A single genomic interval of uncultured Pseudodesulfovibrio sp. harbors:
- a CDS encoding bacteriohemerythrin, producing the protein MHQLKWNKELSVGVPLIDDQHKELIRIVNGLMKGIARGSSPNTINNILGKLREYTVFHFNSEEKLMEEMRYPDRGEHEIEHRRLKTNVKEFQRRIYKKTDVSPTEVFDFLKEWLLTHILSHDINFANFIRDKQSKDTEPAEETPTPPDND; encoded by the coding sequence ATGCATCAATTGAAATGGAACAAGGAACTCAGTGTGGGCGTTCCGCTCATCGACGACCAGCACAAGGAACTCATCCGCATCGTCAACGGCCTCATGAAAGGGATAGCCAGAGGGAGCTCACCGAATACAATCAACAATATCCTTGGCAAGCTGCGGGAGTACACGGTCTTTCATTTCAACAGCGAAGAAAAGCTCATGGAGGAAATGCGCTATCCTGACCGGGGCGAACACGAAATCGAACACCGCCGGCTCAAAACCAACGTCAAAGAGTTTCAACGGCGAATATACAAGAAAACAGACGTCTCGCCCACGGAAGTGTTCGACTTTCTCAAGGAATGGCTTCTTACCCACATCCTGTCCCACGATATCAATTTTGCAAATTTCATCCGCGACAAGCAATCAAAGGATACGGAACCGGCCGAAGAGACGCCAACCCCTCCTGATAACGACTGA
- a CDS encoding tRNA(5-methylaminomethyl-2-thiouridylate) methyltransferase — protein MTKKYDALALMSGGLDSILAARAVMDQGLSVLGLHFITPFFGKPEEIPFWQEHYGIEVAPVDISQKYVDMMLDGPSQGFGKWLNPCIDCKIVMLSHAASLLPEYGAKFLISGEVQGQRPMSQRADALNLISKRGHVRDLLLRPLCARNLPPTPMEESGLVDRERLHDIHGRGRKRQYELAEHYGFTEIPTPAGGCCLTEAQGAARFVKLLTHRPRPSVNDFRLVRHGRQYWADTNWLVFGRASADNIQIDSCIEPTDYVIRIKDFPGPLAVGRPVVGDWDSETIRDAAAFVSSYSGKARKHFEATGEPVKITVQRGKSVEVIEVVPSRETVLPWTEPQPEIVREWKKAQSE, from the coding sequence ATGACGAAGAAATACGACGCACTCGCACTGATGTCCGGCGGATTGGATTCCATTCTGGCCGCCCGGGCGGTCATGGACCAAGGGCTTTCCGTCCTCGGCCTGCATTTTATCACGCCTTTTTTCGGTAAACCGGAAGAAATTCCTTTCTGGCAGGAACACTACGGGATTGAAGTTGCCCCGGTGGATATCAGCCAGAAGTACGTGGACATGATGCTCGACGGGCCGTCACAGGGCTTCGGCAAATGGCTGAATCCGTGCATCGACTGCAAGATCGTCATGCTCAGTCATGCCGCTTCGCTGCTGCCCGAATATGGTGCGAAATTTCTCATTTCGGGTGAGGTGCAGGGCCAGCGGCCCATGAGCCAGCGCGCTGATGCGCTGAACCTCATTTCCAAGCGGGGGCATGTTCGCGATCTCCTTCTTCGTCCGCTCTGTGCTCGCAATTTGCCGCCGACTCCCATGGAGGAATCGGGGCTGGTGGACCGCGAGCGTCTGCACGACATCCACGGGCGGGGCCGCAAGCGCCAGTATGAGCTTGCCGAGCATTACGGGTTCACTGAGATTCCCACGCCCGCAGGCGGCTGCTGCCTGACCGAGGCACAGGGCGCGGCCCGTTTCGTCAAGCTGCTCACCCATCGTCCGCGTCCGTCCGTCAACGATTTTCGTCTCGTGCGCCATGGCCGTCAGTATTGGGCCGACACCAACTGGCTCGTTTTCGGCCGCGCTTCCGCAGATAATATCCAGATCGACTCCTGTATCGAGCCGACGGATTACGTTATCCGCATAAAGGATTTCCCCGGCCCTCTCGCCGTGGGACGGCCTGTTGTGGGTGACTGGGATTCCGAAACCATTCGTGATGCCGCCGCATTTGTTTCGTCCTATTCCGGCAAGGCCCGCAAACATTTCGAAGCCACTGGCGAGCCGGTCAAGATAACCGTCCAGCGGGGCAAATCCGTCGAGGTCATCGAGGTCGTTCCGAGTCGGGAAACCGTCCTGCCGTGGACCGAGCCGCAGCCCGAGATAGTCAGGGAATGGAAAAAGGCCCAGTCCGAATAG
- a CDS encoding calcium/sodium antiporter: MFVDIITFCASALLLWFGANWIVTSAALIARKFGISELVIGLTIVALGTSAPEFLVTINAALRGHNDISLSNVVGSNIFNLGFILGLMAMIKPLVSTRTIVYRDGLLLFLTTAGILLVSFTGELGHVFGGVLMALLITYLIYLGMKRESPGEDELEDLKGKKASWLDGLLLVGGFVAIAAGGHLMVTAATSIAASLGVSSWVIGVTIVAAGTSLPELVTCLAASIKGKNEMLLGNLIGSDFFNFAGVLGLTCLLKPLPVSPEASSGLIVLVGMVGLVLIMLRTGWRLTRLEGALLVGINLVRWARDFMA; encoded by the coding sequence ATGTTTGTCGATATCATCACCTTTTGCGCGTCTGCGCTGTTGCTTTGGTTCGGAGCCAACTGGATTGTCACGTCCGCCGCGCTCATTGCCCGCAAATTCGGTATTTCCGAGCTTGTCATCGGCCTGACCATCGTGGCGCTCGGAACATCCGCGCCCGAGTTTCTCGTGACCATCAATGCCGCCCTGCGCGGGCATAACGACATTTCCCTGTCCAACGTGGTCGGCTCGAATATTTTCAATCTCGGTTTCATTCTCGGCCTTATGGCCATGATAAAACCGCTCGTCTCCACGCGTACCATCGTCTACCGCGACGGCCTGCTGCTGTTTCTGACAACGGCGGGCATCCTGCTTGTCTCCTTTACCGGAGAACTTGGCCATGTCTTCGGTGGCGTGCTCATGGCGCTGCTGATAACCTACCTGATCTATCTGGGGATGAAGCGGGAATCGCCCGGAGAGGACGAACTGGAAGACCTCAAGGGCAAGAAGGCGTCCTGGCTTGACGGCCTGCTGCTCGTGGGCGGTTTTGTCGCCATTGCCGCAGGCGGGCATTTGATGGTTACCGCCGCGACGAGTATTGCGGCTTCGCTCGGTGTCTCCTCATGGGTCATCGGCGTAACCATTGTGGCGGCGGGTACGTCCCTGCCGGAGTTGGTCACCTGTCTGGCCGCGTCCATCAAGGGCAAGAACGAAATGCTGCTCGGCAACCTGATCGGTTCGGACTTTTTCAACTTCGCCGGGGTGCTCGGTCTGACCTGTCTGCTCAAGCCGCTGCCTGTCTCGCCCGAAGCCTCCTCCGGTCTCATCGTGCTTGTCGGCATGGTCGGGCTGGTGCTCATCATGCTTCGCACCGGGTGGCGGTTGACGCGCCTTGAAGGTGCGTTGCTGGTCGGCATCAATCTGGTGCGTTGGGCGCGGGATTTCATGGCGTAG
- the rnr gene encoding ribonuclease R produces the protein MAKRKRKQPRPSTPPLSASALLKLFRQVKRPLSRAEVIRQLKLKKKDKSLIRELLGSLVEQGKLIRIRRGYGLADAMHCITGRLEIQRGGFGFVVPEDSRRKDIFINQRDIGEAWHGDKVVAAIVKENKGDRNHEGRIVRILERGRKTLPAKVYKQMKGGDWLCRPTDPRLGFGIIAELKDESLELKRGDIVLCVPGDKIDPTMWEGEITERLGEETDIMVQEALVKSNHNIRLRFPSGSMRQAEGLPKEPSEKDFTNRTDLTDKPFVTIDGASARDFDDAILVERRQDGYRLWVAIADVAHYVAEGTPLDREALERGNSYYFPRSVEPMFPERLSNGLCSLNPDVKRLVMVVRMDTDERGLTRSSKLFPAVIQSHARLTYGQVKKAVLDKEPAAREKMGAVLPMVELAEELARKINTLRTRRGSLDFDLPEPEILFDVHGETMDIRPKQRHFGHQLIEEFMIAANEAVAHFLIEQDMPCLFRIHPPADEERLKNLFRLLSLTDKDVVMPKEMTPAALQKLIASQKGTDKEYIVNRLLLRSMKQAKYSPENEGHFGLASDEYSHFTSPIRRYADLVVHRIVKAVLAMNNDSEASLPIPGQKKLYNIAGHISGRERTAMDSEREIHKRVMVLFMRDKVGGTFGGVISHITDYGFYVELREVMAEGMVRLSSMDDDYYTYWHHREMLVGERTGQSFKLGQAVEVVLEEASLDRLELTFSLKSITAAAMDYKDLI, from the coding sequence ATGGCAAAACGAAAAAGAAAACAGCCCCGTCCCTCGACACCTCCCCTGTCTGCAAGCGCACTCCTCAAACTTTTCCGTCAGGTCAAGCGTCCCCTGTCACGGGCTGAAGTCATCCGTCAGCTCAAGCTCAAGAAGAAAGACAAGAGCCTCATCAGGGAACTCCTCGGCTCGCTTGTGGAGCAGGGAAAGCTCATCCGCATCCGGCGCGGATACGGCTTGGCCGATGCCATGCACTGCATCACCGGACGGCTGGAAATCCAGCGCGGCGGCTTCGGATTTGTGGTGCCGGAAGATTCCCGGCGCAAGGACATCTTCATCAACCAGCGCGACATCGGCGAAGCATGGCACGGAGACAAGGTCGTGGCGGCCATCGTCAAGGAAAACAAGGGCGATCGCAACCATGAAGGCCGCATCGTCCGCATTCTGGAGCGCGGCCGCAAGACTCTGCCCGCCAAAGTCTACAAGCAGATGAAAGGCGGCGACTGGCTCTGCCGTCCCACTGACCCGCGCCTCGGATTCGGCATCATCGCCGAGCTCAAGGACGAATCCCTTGAACTCAAGCGCGGCGACATCGTTCTCTGCGTCCCGGGCGACAAGATCGACCCGACCATGTGGGAAGGGGAAATCACCGAGCGGCTCGGCGAAGAAACGGACATCATGGTGCAGGAGGCACTGGTCAAATCCAACCACAACATCCGCCTGCGGTTCCCGTCCGGGTCCATGCGACAGGCCGAGGGACTTCCCAAAGAACCGTCCGAAAAGGACTTCACGAACCGCACGGACCTCACGGACAAGCCGTTCGTAACCATCGACGGAGCCTCGGCACGCGACTTTGACGACGCCATTCTGGTGGAACGCCGACAGGACGGCTACCGCCTCTGGGTCGCGATAGCGGACGTGGCGCATTACGTGGCCGAAGGCACCCCGCTCGACCGCGAGGCACTGGAACGCGGCAACTCCTACTATTTCCCGCGCTCGGTCGAACCCATGTTCCCCGAACGCCTTTCCAACGGCCTCTGTTCGCTCAATCCCGACGTGAAACGTCTCGTCATGGTCGTCCGCATGGACACCGACGAACGAGGGCTAACCCGTTCTTCAAAGCTGTTCCCGGCCGTGATCCAGAGCCATGCCCGCCTCACCTACGGACAGGTAAAAAAAGCCGTCCTCGACAAAGAACCTGCCGCCCGTGAAAAGATGGGCGCGGTCCTGCCCATGGTGGAGCTGGCCGAGGAACTGGCCCGCAAGATCAACACGCTGCGTACCCGTCGCGGCAGTCTCGATTTCGACCTTCCGGAGCCGGAAATCCTCTTTGACGTCCATGGCGAGACCATGGACATCCGTCCCAAGCAGCGCCATTTCGGGCATCAGCTCATCGAGGAATTCATGATCGCGGCAAACGAAGCCGTGGCGCATTTTCTCATCGAGCAGGACATGCCCTGCCTGTTCCGCATCCATCCCCCGGCGGACGAGGAACGGCTCAAGAATCTGTTCCGGCTCCTTTCGCTCACGGACAAGGACGTGGTCATGCCCAAGGAGATGACGCCTGCCGCGCTCCAGAAGCTCATTGCCTCGCAAAAGGGTACGGACAAGGAATACATCGTCAACCGTCTGCTGCTGCGGTCCATGAAACAGGCCAAGTATTCGCCGGAAAACGAAGGCCACTTCGGCCTCGCTTCCGATGAGTACAGCCATTTCACATCACCCATCAGGCGTTATGCCGACCTCGTGGTGCATCGCATCGTCAAGGCGGTCCTCGCCATGAACAACGACAGCGAGGCTTCACTCCCCATTCCCGGACAGAAGAAACTCTACAACATCGCAGGGCACATCTCGGGCCGGGAACGGACAGCCATGGACTCCGAACGCGAAATCCACAAGCGCGTCATGGTGCTGTTCATGCGCGACAAGGTGGGCGGCACGTTCGGCGGCGTCATTTCGCACATCACGGACTACGGTTTTTACGTGGAACTGCGCGAAGTCATGGCAGAAGGCATGGTCCGCCTGTCATCCATGGATGACGACTACTACACCTACTGGCACCACCGCGAAATGCTGGTCGGCGAACGCACGGGCCAATCCTTCAAGCTGGGACAGGCCGTCGAGGTCGTGCTGGAAGAGGCGAGCCTTGACCGGCTGGAGCTGACCTTCTCGCTGAAGTCGATTACTGCGGCGGCCATGGATTACAAGGATTTAATTTAG
- the lpxK gene encoding tetraacyldisaccharide 4'-kinase, with product MTDITTIQNSLAPILKPLSWVYGAGMCMRDSLYRRGLIRSWEPEALTVSVGNIGWGGSGKTPVAGWLLDWAEKNNIEALLLTRGYKAKPVSYPYLVKPGALPEEAGDEPLMLATEHRKAHVVVDPDRTRGGKWAMKKFHPRLVILDDGFQHMAVKRHFNLVLLRIEDLDSQWNRVIPSGSWREPPSALNRADAFMIKASPNAFKKLGPYLTERLGKFRKPVFSFQIRPTSVQHVLTQERRPDLGGARYLLVSGVGSPKQVQHTTQKYFGYPPAKHLVYPDHHSYTKNDVLDLQAAARNLECEAIVCTPKDAVKLGPMCTEEFWQLNLRTDFGPSTIGQDSPFDAWWGRRFETFDRRRREGLQAAAEEAMQDDTPSNG from the coding sequence ATGACAGACATCACGACCATACAAAACTCACTCGCTCCCATCCTCAAGCCCCTTTCATGGGTGTACGGAGCCGGGATGTGCATGCGAGACAGCCTCTATCGCCGCGGCCTCATCCGCTCATGGGAACCCGAGGCCCTGACCGTCTCGGTCGGCAACATCGGCTGGGGCGGCTCCGGCAAAACCCCGGTCGCAGGATGGCTCCTCGACTGGGCCGAAAAGAACAACATCGAAGCCCTGCTCCTGACCCGCGGCTACAAGGCCAAACCCGTTTCCTATCCGTATCTCGTCAAACCGGGCGCACTGCCGGAAGAAGCAGGCGACGAACCGCTCATGCTCGCCACCGAGCACCGCAAGGCCCATGTGGTGGTGGACCCGGACCGCACCCGTGGGGGCAAATGGGCCATGAAGAAATTTCACCCCCGGCTCGTCATTCTGGACGACGGATTTCAGCACATGGCGGTCAAACGCCATTTCAATCTCGTCCTGCTTCGAATCGAAGACCTCGACTCGCAGTGGAACCGCGTCATCCCTTCCGGCTCGTGGCGTGAACCGCCTTCTGCCCTGAACAGGGCGGACGCATTCATGATCAAGGCCAGCCCCAACGCATTCAAGAAACTCGGCCCGTACCTGACCGAACGACTGGGTAAATTCCGCAAACCCGTTTTCAGTTTCCAAATTCGCCCCACTTCGGTCCAGCACGTCCTGACTCAGGAACGTCGGCCCGATCTCGGCGGCGCGCGATACCTGCTTGTTTCCGGAGTCGGCTCCCCCAAACAGGTGCAGCACACCACACAGAAATATTTCGGATACCCGCCAGCCAAACATCTGGTCTATCCGGACCACCATTCCTACACGAAAAACGACGTGCTCGACCTGCAAGCCGCAGCGCGCAACCTCGAATGCGAGGCAATCGTCTGCACCCCCAAGGACGCAGTCAAACTCGGCCCCATGTGTACCGAGGAATTCTGGCAGCTCAACCTACGCACGGACTTCGGCCCTTCGACCATCGGGCAGGATTCTCCGTTCGACGCATGGTGGGGCCGCCGATTCGAGACCTTTGACCGCAGACGCAGGGAAGGCCTTCAAGCCGCAGCCGAAGAAGCCATGCAGGACGACACACCATCCAACGGATAA
- a CDS encoding Bax inhibitor-1/YccA family protein — MNQYSNAPGRAASFEIVNVFMRGVYGWMSAGLGLTALMAFATLNVPAISRLAFAVNPETNMIAPTMLPMIAMFAGLGMVFFLSLKISTMNPSTATTLFLAFSALNGFALGPILLAYTTASVVSTFITTAAMFGAMSVYGMVTKKDLTSWGSLLFMGLIGIIIASIVNMFIGSSAMSFAISVIGVIIFLGLTAYDTQKLKTMGENLPVGDEAAIRRGSILGALTLYLDFYNLFLMLLRLFGERR, encoded by the coding sequence ATGAACCAGTATTCCAACGCTCCCGGCCGAGCGGCCAGCTTTGAAATCGTCAACGTTTTCATGCGCGGCGTCTACGGCTGGATGAGCGCAGGACTCGGCCTGACCGCCCTGATGGCGTTCGCCACCCTGAACGTTCCGGCCATTTCCCGACTGGCATTTGCCGTCAACCCCGAGACCAACATGATCGCCCCGACCATGCTGCCCATGATCGCCATGTTCGCAGGCCTTGGCATGGTCTTTTTCCTGAGCCTCAAAATCTCGACCATGAATCCGAGCACAGCGACCACGCTGTTCCTCGCATTCAGCGCCCTGAACGGCTTTGCACTCGGCCCGATTCTTCTGGCCTACACCACCGCGTCCGTGGTTTCGACATTCATCACTACGGCCGCCATGTTCGGGGCCATGTCCGTTTACGGCATGGTCACCAAAAAGGACCTGACCAGCTGGGGCAGCCTGCTTTTCATGGGACTGATCGGCATCATCATCGCCTCGATCGTCAATATGTTCATCGGCAGCTCCGCCATGTCCTTTGCCATCTCGGTCATCGGCGTCATCATCTTCCTCGGCCTGACCGCGTATGACACCCAGAAGCTGAAGACCATGGGCGAGAACCTCCCCGTGGGTGACGAAGCAGCCATCCGCCGCGGCTCCATCCTCGGCGCGCTGACACTCTACCTCGACTTCTACAACCTCTTCCTCATGCTGCTCCGCCTCTTCGGCGAACGCAGATAG
- a CDS encoding YccF domain-containing protein, with protein MLSFLGNLIWFLFGGVFMAIGWFLAGCLMAISIIGLPWARSAFVIAKFALLPFGNTLIRRDLVTGKEDIGTSGFGLLGNVIWFVIAGWWLCIGHIISALGCFITIIGIPWGWQHLKIAAITLAPIGMSVVPIEQADSIVGSRR; from the coding sequence ATGCTTTCATTTCTCGGCAATCTCATCTGGTTTCTGTTCGGCGGCGTCTTCATGGCAATCGGCTGGTTTCTCGCCGGATGCCTCATGGCCATATCCATCATTGGACTGCCTTGGGCACGGTCAGCATTCGTCATTGCGAAATTCGCGCTGCTTCCGTTCGGCAACACCCTGATCCGGCGGGATCTCGTCACCGGGAAAGAGGACATCGGCACTTCAGGATTCGGCCTTCTCGGTAACGTCATCTGGTTCGTCATCGCCGGTTGGTGGTTGTGCATCGGCCACATCATTTCCGCGCTCGGCTGCTTCATCACCATCATCGGCATCCCATGGGGCTGGCAGCACCTCAAAATCGCCGCCATCACCCTCGCTCCCATCGGCATGAGCGTAGTTCCCATCGAGCAGGCCGACTCCATCGTGGGCAGCAGGCGCTGA
- a CDS encoding helix-turn-helix transcriptional regulator, with protein sequence MSNGFESFFSRLCSETEIKNQSQLARELDVGRAAVSLAKRKDSVPARWILDLSAKYGLNPLWLEQGKGFPRPEGSGGDEDDAYQEVPKVRARLCAGGGSFETEGLVEGYYSFRADWLNMRGNPANMVLMEVIGNSMEPEIKEGDMVLIDQSRSDVLSGGIYAVGVEDTVMVKRVERLPGTLVLRSDNIDYSPIHLSGDELNNVRVIGKILWASREYR encoded by the coding sequence ATGAGCAACGGATTTGAATCGTTCTTTTCGAGATTGTGCTCGGAGACGGAAATCAAGAACCAGTCGCAGCTTGCCCGCGAACTTGACGTGGGGCGCGCTGCGGTGTCGCTGGCCAAACGCAAGGACTCAGTTCCTGCGCGGTGGATTCTCGACCTGTCGGCCAAGTATGGGCTGAACCCGCTCTGGCTTGAGCAGGGCAAGGGATTCCCGCGCCCTGAGGGCTCTGGTGGCGATGAAGACGATGCGTATCAGGAAGTACCCAAGGTGCGTGCCCGGTTGTGTGCCGGGGGCGGTTCCTTTGAGACCGAAGGGCTTGTGGAAGGGTATTATTCCTTCCGGGCCGACTGGCTGAACATGCGCGGCAACCCCGCGAACATGGTGCTCATGGAAGTGATCGGCAATTCCATGGAGCCGGAGATCAAGGAAGGGGATATGGTCCTCATCGACCAGTCCCGGTCCGATGTGCTTTCCGGCGGCATCTATGCGGTCGGCGTCGAGGACACCGTGATGGTCAAGCGTGTGGAGCGGCTGCCCGGAACCTTGGTGCTTCGCAGTGATAATATTGACTATTCCCCGATCCATCTTTCCGGTGACGAATTGAACAACGTTCGTGTCATCGGGAAAATCCTGTGGGCATCAAGGGAATACCGCTAG
- a CDS encoding transporter substrate-binding domain-containing protein: protein MRFLTMAVTVFLLWCPAVFAKDIDMHAIVYPPLVYEADGKILGVAPDVVRAIQKKLGETNPMNVMPWLRAYEMTQEKERQALFAIVRIPERENLFKWIGPIFTEGDYFFQRNGGDLKIKNLDDARKVERIGVRRDGYTHQALKAKKFFNLDVGPSYNSSYKKLAEGRVDLVLMGERTYYYMVKKAGLNPDDFERTDCKFAESSAWLAFSKDIPDETIDRWQEALDKLKANGTYDAIMKRNFRH, encoded by the coding sequence ATGCGTTTCCTTACAATGGCAGTTACCGTATTTCTTCTGTGGTGTCCGGCTGTTTTTGCCAAGGACATCGACATGCATGCTATCGTATACCCTCCGCTTGTCTATGAGGCAGACGGGAAAATACTGGGCGTGGCTCCCGATGTCGTCCGGGCTATTCAGAAAAAATTGGGTGAAACCAATCCCATGAATGTCATGCCTTGGCTGCGGGCTTACGAAATGACTCAGGAAAAAGAACGCCAAGCCCTGTTCGCCATTGTCCGAATCCCGGAACGCGAAAATCTTTTCAAGTGGATCGGCCCCATTTTCACCGAAGGTGATTATTTCTTTCAGAGAAATGGCGGTGATCTGAAAATCAAAAATTTGGATGACGCCCGCAAAGTGGAGCGTATTGGCGTACGGCGCGACGGATACACTCACCAAGCCCTCAAGGCCAAGAAATTCTTCAACCTCGACGTTGGTCCCAGCTACAACTCCAGCTACAAAAAACTGGCGGAGGGACGGGTCGATCTCGTGCTCATGGGCGAACGAACGTACTACTACATGGTCAAGAAGGCCGGACTTAATCCCGACGATTTCGAACGGACGGACTGCAAGTTCGCCGAATCATCGGCTTGGCTGGCTTTTTCCAAAGACATCCCTGATGAAACCATCGACCGCTGGCAAGAGGCTCTGGACAAACTCAAGGCCAACGGAACCTATGATGCGATCATGAAACGAAATTTCCGGCATTGA
- a CDS encoding diguanylate cyclase: MKILIVDNCQTSSSQTAEMLATTGYKNIVVVPTFERAMDVLTGSAQNDTSVDLVLMDVDLPGIDGIAATMTIKSHHEFENIPVIVFTALDDEAVLDRAFDAGASDYIVKPAGKIELRARVRSALKLRQEMVKRMLREQELGRLARKLERMSNIDGLTGIANRRCFDDMLVKEWVRNGREDAPIGLLMIDIDHFKHYNDALGHMDGDSCLCAVADCIRAAVNRPADLAARYGGEEFAVILPNTDYEGAKSVAKNIHANLARSGIAHPNSSVSCTVTVSIGVAAGIPTTHNTPEYLLQTADRALYQAKQEGRNRTKSVNIPGPEDLRQ, from the coding sequence ATGAAAATTCTCATCGTTGACAACTGCCAGACTTCATCCTCTCAAACGGCTGAAATGCTGGCAACCACCGGATACAAGAATATCGTCGTTGTCCCTACCTTTGAACGGGCCATGGACGTGTTGACCGGTTCGGCGCAAAACGACACTTCCGTAGACCTCGTTCTCATGGACGTGGATCTACCCGGAATTGACGGTATTGCCGCAACCATGACCATAAAATCGCATCACGAATTCGAAAACATTCCGGTCATCGTATTCACCGCCCTCGACGATGAGGCCGTCCTAGACCGCGCGTTTGATGCAGGGGCCTCGGACTACATCGTCAAACCGGCAGGCAAGATAGAACTCCGTGCCCGGGTCCGTTCGGCCCTCAAACTGAGGCAGGAAATGGTCAAGCGCATGCTCCGCGAACAGGAGCTGGGTCGACTCGCGCGCAAACTGGAGCGAATGTCCAACATCGACGGCCTGACAGGCATTGCCAACCGCCGCTGTTTTGACGACATGCTCGTCAAGGAATGGGTACGCAACGGCCGAGAAGACGCCCCCATCGGCCTGCTCATGATCGACATAGACCACTTCAAGCACTACAACGACGCCCTCGGCCACATGGACGGAGACAGTTGCCTTTGCGCTGTTGCCGACTGTATCCGTGCCGCCGTCAATCGTCCGGCGGACCTTGCGGCCCGGTACGGCGGCGAGGAGTTTGCCGTCATCCTGCCCAACACGGATTATGAAGGGGCCAAATCCGTCGCCAAGAACATTCACGCCAATCTCGCCCGTTCCGGCATTGCCCACCCCAACTCCTCAGTCAGTTGCACCGTCACCGTCTCAATAGGTGTCGCAGCAGGAATACCCACCACACACAACACGCCGGAATACTTGCTCCAGACCGCTGACCGCGCCCTGTATCAGGCAAAACAGGAAGGCCGGAACCGCACCAAATCGGTCAATATCCCCGGCCCTGAAGATCTTCGACAGTAA
- a CDS encoding DUF4139 domain-containing protein: protein MNRLKSRALSLLTLLFALCFSLPVFAGSVSGASVTVYNSGRALVKETRSATLPQGMASVVFKNIPATIDPTSVRASAKGMQVLGVQYDYLPISPNNLLERYVGKELTVILPDPTDANARTLRKATLLSMSKQQGPVFLVGKEVYVGAYEALLLPELPADLQREPTLTLTTKNQTASKRDVRLSYLMGGLTWRADYTLSVNRAGDEAVLDAWATLDNSSGRGFSNASLKLVAGQVQRETGGRMLRKANVASMEYAMADAAPQPREEAFSQFHVYSVPGYVNLTEHGTRQTSLFAASGIKVKQQLVSRYHAGAGQQGGPVKQNVQASLTFANSEKNSLGNPMPSGLVRVFMPASDGDMLLAGESSIGHVGPGGEVKLTLGQAFDVTVERSQTSFRKLGKNSFEMSWSLSVVNGKKTPQELRLTDFYSGQWNIVKADRKYSKPDARSVQFDLTVPPTAGKKPMVVNYTVQVTY from the coding sequence ATGAACCGCCTGAAATCTCGAGCTCTTTCACTGCTCACTCTTTTATTTGCATTGTGTTTTTCCCTGCCTGTTTTTGCCGGTTCCGTGTCCGGCGCATCCGTTACCGTGTACAATTCCGGTCGTGCGTTGGTGAAGGAAACCCGTTCCGCCACCTTGCCGCAGGGCATGGCCAGTGTTGTCTTCAAGAATATTCCCGCCACCATTGACCCCACGTCCGTTCGCGCTTCCGCCAAAGGCATGCAGGTGCTCGGCGTGCAATACGACTATCTGCCGATTTCGCCGAATAATCTGCTTGAGCGCTACGTGGGCAAGGAATTGACCGTGATTCTTCCTGACCCTACGGACGCCAACGCCCGTACTCTACGCAAGGCGACGTTGCTGTCCATGTCCAAACAGCAGGGGCCGGTTTTTCTCGTGGGCAAGGAAGTGTATGTGGGTGCTTACGAGGCGCTTCTGCTTCCCGAGCTCCCTGCCGACCTGCAAAGGGAACCGACCCTGACCCTGACTACGAAGAACCAGACCGCGTCCAAACGTGATGTCCGCCTGAGTTACCTCATGGGAGGGCTGACGTGGCGCGCCGACTATACGCTTTCCGTCAATCGCGCTGGCGATGAAGCGGTCCTTGATGCGTGGGCCACTCTTGATAATTCATCGGGGCGCGGGTTCTCGAACGCGAGCCTCAAGCTGGTGGCCGGACAGGTGCAGCGAGAAACAGGCGGCAGAATGCTCCGCAAGGCCAATGTCGCGTCCATGGAATACGCCATGGCCGACGCTGCGCCGCAACCGCGGGAAGAAGCCTTTTCCCAATTCCATGTCTATTCCGTGCCGGGGTATGTCAATCTGACAGAACACGGCACTCGCCAGACAAGTCTGTTTGCGGCCAGCGGCATCAAGGTGAAGCAGCAGCTTGTCAGCCGCTATCATGCCGGGGCAGGTCAGCAGGGTGGGCCGGTCAAACAGAACGTGCAGGCGTCCCTGACTTTTGCCAATTCGGAAAAGAACAGCCTCGGCAACCCCATGCCGAGTGGGCTGGTACGTGTTTTCATGCCTGCCTCCGATGGCGACATGCTGCTTGCTGGTGAATCTTCCATCGGCCATGTGGGACCGGGCGGAGAAGTGAAGCTGACGCTGGGGCAGGCCTTTGACGTCACGGTGGAGCGAAGCCAGACTTCGTTCAGGAAGCTGGGCAAGAACTCCTTTGAAATGAGCTGGAGCCTTTCTGTGGTCAACGGAAAGAAGACACCGCAGGAACTTCGGCTGACAGACTTCTATTCGGGACAGTGGAACATCGTGAAAGCGGATCGCAAGTACTCGAAGCCGGATGCGCGCAGCGTCCAGTTCGATCTGACCGTTCCGCCCACGGCGGGCAAAAAGCCCATGGTCGTCAACTACACCGTTCAGGTGACGTACTAG